The following is a genomic window from Benincasa hispida cultivar B227 chromosome 7, ASM972705v1, whole genome shotgun sequence.
tttttagttttgattttaaaaagtgtaCTCATTTTTcacaattactttttttttttttttttgccacatAACCTTTTGCGAATGattataaaattgttaaaattatttttgctaTTTTCAAATCTGAAATATActttaaacaattcaaaactaattttaatgatataaaaattgccttcaaaatatcaaatttattttgattaattaaatatgtgttTCAAAGTATTTTGGACATGACAAAGGtgattttgataatttaaaaatatcacTCCTGAACATGGACTAATACTCAAGGAATcacttaaattattaaaatttagggCTTAATTGTACATGCACTCTCTAAAATTTGGCGTACATTGACTGATCATTTAAAAAGTAAGCCCTGATTTGTACACATATATAGGACCAAAGTTTGTATGGTTTGGCAAAACATTCTCTTTGAGTTTTAAAAGTAGAACACAAATTTAAAAGCAGCAAAAATGTCTTGTCTCTATGGAAAGTTGGAGGctgattttgaaataaaaactcCTGCTTCTAAATTTCATGAAATGCTTCATAAGAAACCACACCATCTAAACAATGCTTCTGGAGACAAAGTACAAGGCTGTGAGCTACATGAGGGTGAATGGGGCAAAGTTGGTTCTATCATCTATTGGAACTATTTTCATGGTTTGTTTCTATGacctttaatttcttttttctttttaatcttaatagaattgaaattaatttacaaattttatctCTAGACTTTTTAAGAgtccgtttggattgactttctaagtgtttataaatacttttttctATACTTATAAATACTTGTTTAAATACTTAAGGTCCGTTTGATAACGTTCTCATTTTCTATTTCCTGTTTCCTGTTTCCTGTTtcctgtttcttgtttcttatttccTATTTTTAAGAACTAGAAATAAGTAAGTTTGAGCCATTAGACGCCGAATCTAGATTTCAAATCCTGGTCCAAATCTTAGACTTGGGTGTTACATTctattaacttaaaaaatatacCACACTTGTTATATAGGTTGACgacctattaaacacaaaattgaaagtccaattaattattagatacaaaattcaaattttagagATATTCATTTTGGACACGTAAAGTTTAAGAcctatattagacacaaaattgaaagtttagagacctttttagaaatatttaaagTTTACGGACTTTCTTATTCAAacttgaaagttgaaaaactaAACTTTTCGTAACTGGATGTATTTCTAAACCACAGAAGGAAAGGCTAAAGTAGCAAAGACGGTAATTGAAGCTGTGGATGAGGAGAAGAATTTGATAGCTTTCAAGACAATTGAAGGAGACATTTTGGAGCAATATAAAACATTCGATTTTAAAATGCAAGCTACTCCGAAGGGTAAAGGAAGTGTGGTTCATTGGACTTTGCTTTATGAGAAACGTCATGAAAACATTCCACATTCATATTCTAGCTTAGAGTTTGCTGCTGAATTGTCCAGAGACATTGATGCACACCTCATGGAaggcaattaagaaacttgaaaTCAAGATTTCTCCAATTCTCTAGGAGGATCTTCCTCATTATGAAAGTATATTGAATCTTATTATATATACCATGTAACAACtatatatgtttaaataaaTGCTTGTATGGCATGTGTTCTCTTTGTGTATATGCTATGTAATAAATTCTCTCAAGTATACCTGGAATAATATGAATcgaataaagaaaaattatgttgaaattgaaaatttttccaATCGATGTATGTACATTAGCTAGTTGAGttgtatttataaaatatttaaataattttaactgCAATGATATACACTATGGgtgaagaaaaaaaagcaaTGGAAAAAGTGTCGTAGAGAAAGAACCTCACGATTGGGTTTATGAATGAATTAATTGTGTGAATGCATACTACGTCTTCTTGTATTTAATCTTATTTGGAGAGTCTTTAGGATACGGTAAGAGCTTTTGTAGGCTCTATTATTAGGCTATTAGTACAGTATTTATACTCCTATATAGTTCTTTGTAGATACATACTTTGAAATATACCCGTGTACAGTATTTGGAGGTCGTCTAGCCAGTCCGTAGCAAATCCATTGCGTCTAAGCCGGCATTCGTTGCAGATCCGGTGAGTTCCGTATTTGGTCTACTAATTCAACCAAGCCGAGCTATACCGATTTCATCAAGACAAGCCAAGTCAATCTTGTAAAGCCGAGTCGAGTCGGTCCTGTCAAACCATGCTGAGCCGATCCTGTCAAGATAAGTTGAGCTGGTCCTATCAAGCCAAGTCAAGTGGGTCCTATCTGGCTGAGCCGATTCCATCCAAGTGAAGCCGCTGAGCCGGTTTCAGTCAAGCCAAGCATTTGAGTTCGTTTCTTCTCCTTCCGAGCTGCCAAGCCAAATGGAAAAAAATCATGTATTTCGTCCTATTGGTACTATTCTTGATGGGACAAATTATATTACTTGGGCTCATCAAATGAGGAGTTTCCTAATCGGTCGTAAATTATGGTGTACTATCACCGGTAATATTCTCCAGCCAGTCAAGATATCCACTAAGGACGATACTAAATTTGTTGAACGATTAGAGGAATGGGACAACAAAAACCATCAAATCATCACTTGGCTCGAAAATACATCTATATCGGCCATTCACGTTCAGTTTGATGTGTTTGATGATGCCAAGAGTTCATGAGATTTCCTATTTACCCGGTTTCAATCTGTTGGCTT
Proteins encoded in this region:
- the LOC120082002 gene encoding MLP-like protein 31, with product MSCLYGKLEADFEIKTPASKFHEMLHKKPHHLNNASGDKVQGCELHEGEWGKVGSIIYWNYFHEGKAKVAKTVIEAVDEEKNLIAFKTIEGDILEQYKTFDFKMQATPKGKGSVVHWTLLYEKRHENIPHSYSSLEFAAELSRDIDAHLMEGN